Part of the Tetragenococcus koreensis genome, TTACAATTTTCTCATGTCGCAACAGTTCAAAGAAAAAAATCAACAGAACAGTTTTTGACTCTTACAAATATTTTTCTACAGATTGGCAAGGGACACTATCTTCATAATAGATATCAGAAGAGAGCTGATAGCCACATTTTAAATAGAATGCCAACGCAGCAACTTCTGAATGAATATCCACTTTTTTATAACCCACTGTCCGTGAATAGTCCTCTAACCGTTTTAGAATTTCAGAAGAAAGATGTTTTCCCCTGTATTCTTTTAAAGTTGCAACGCGAGTAATGCGAACATTCTCCTCATCTATTTTCAATAAACGAGCTGTAGAAACAGGTAAATCTCCTTGATACGCTACAGCATAAATCGCTTCGTCGGTATCATTTAAATCAAATTCATCTTGTAGCGAAATCTGAACTTCAAACACAAATACGTTCATACGAATAAAAATACTTGCTGCTCTTTGCCAGCCTTGGTTACCGACAATAAATTTAATATTCTCCATCTCACCTACCTGTTCTTCCTCTTTCAAGCATAATTTTTAAAATAGCCGAATAAACAGCCCCATAATAAATGGATCTCTACCTTTCATGTAAAAACTCCTTTATGATGTCTGCACGATTTCTGTTTATATATCAAAATTATACAATTATCATAACATAGTCCCATCGATAGGGCGCGCCATATGTATAAGGCATAATTATTTTGTAGGCATTTGCAATTTATAATGCAAAACATTGTTATAACCAATCCTGAACTTGACTCTTTGAAGATAGGTGTTATACTTTTTTTCTAAAAATAGAACGTGAAAGGTAAACAAATGATTACATTAAAATCAAAAAGAGAAATAGCGCTAATGGCTAAATCAGGTTCTTTATTAGCAGAAGTGCACCAAAATTTGAGGAATTTTATTAAAAGTGGCATAACAACTTGGGATATCGAAGTATTTGTTCGCAACTATATTGAATCGCATGGTGGTGTGGCAGCGCAAATAGGTTTTGAAGGATATGAATATGCTACTTGTATCAGCGTGAACGATGAAATTTGTCACGGTTTTCCCAAACAGCAAGTATTGAAAAACGGCGATTTAGTTAAAGTAGATATGTGTGTAGAATTGAATGGTGAAATGTCTGATTCTTGCTGGGCGTATGTTGTTGGAAAAGCTACTCCTAAAGTACTAAATCTAATGAACGTAACAAAAAAAGCTTTATATATAGGAATCGAACAAGCGCAAGTGGGCAATCGTACTGGTGACATAGGTCACGCGATTCAAACTTATGTAGAGTCAGAAGGCTATAGCGTTGTCAGAGATTTTATCGCTCACGGAATTGGTCCAACAATTCATGAAGAGCCTCTTTTTGCCCATTATGGCGAAGCTGGTAAAGGAATACGGCTTAAAGAAGGGATGACCATAACCATAGAACCCATGGTAAATATTGGTACTTGGCAGATGAAAATGGAACCAAATGGATGGGAAGCGAAAACAAAAGACGGTAGTTTAAGCTGTCAATATGAACACAGTCTGGCTATCACAAAAGAGGGACCAGTGATTCTAACTTCTCAAGGCGAAGAAGGTACCTATTAACTTATAATAAAAAGGAATCGTGCTTTGCTTCATTAAGCAAAAACGCGGTTCCTTTTTAATTTAATCTAGAAAATATAAATATTCCACCGCAATGAGATACTTGTCGATAGTGAGTCTCAGCCATTGCTTGAAATGAAAAGATGAGCTTGCCATAAACAAAATAATACTCATCGCTAGCCCAATAACCCCTGCTCTCCTGCCGGCATTGGTCATGCTTTTTTCGTGTTTCAAAAGCGATATCTCCGATAATGATTTTGCCCTCTTTTTTTCAAATATGGCAGTAAATTCGAAATAAAGAAGTGAAGCAAAAACTCGCTTCACTCCTTTTCTATTTTTATTTATTCTTTTTATTTATCCAATCTGTAGATAGGTCCATCGCTGCTCGTGTGGCATTTGTCTGATCGAATAAATTTACCATAACAAAATCATGAATTGTTCCTTGGAAACGTGCTTGGGTCACTTCTACTCCTGCTTCTCGTAATTTACGAGCGTAAGATTCGCCCTCATCACGCAAAACATCTGCTTCTGCAGTTAAAATCATAGCTGCAGGTAAGTCTTTAAGCTCTTCTTCTGATGCTCTTAAAGGAGAGGCTGTGATTTTATTTCTCTCCGATTCATCTGTCGTATACTGATTCCAAAACCACTGCATTCCTTCTTTGGTTAAATAGTAATCTTCTGCAAATTGTTTGTAAGATTCTGTATCGAAATTGGCATCTGTCACAGGATAGTATAAAACTTGCTGTTTGATTGGAGTCCCATTGCGTTGTTTTGTCATGATTGTCATAACAGCTGACATGTTGCCGCCAACAGAATCTCCTACTACAGTTATACGATCAACGTCCATTCCCTTTTCTTTTGCTAGTTCAGGTAATTGCTGTAAGACCGCATAATTTTGTTCAATTGCTGTCGGGTATTTTGCTTCAGGAGAACGGCTGTACTCTGGAAAAACGACAATTGAATGGGTACATACAGCTAGTTCACGGACTAATTTATCATGTGTATTCGCACTACCAAAAACCCATCCAGCGCCATGAATATAGTAAATGACAGGCAATTCTTTCGTACTGCCTTTTGGTCTCAAAAAGCGAACGTTAATTTTTCCCCATTGACCTGTATCAAACGTTTGGTCTTCTATATCAACTTCCATTTTTTCTACTGGAGATTCTTGGACTTGTTCTAATAAGTCACGTCCATCTTTAGGCGGTAACTCATAAATACGTGGGTGTGCTGCATTATCTTCACTAAAATCAATAGCAGCTTTTTCCAACGAAATTCTTTTAGCCATGGTAAAATCCTCCTGAAAGTTATTTAAAAACAATAGAAATTGTTTTAATAACATAATTTTACCATTGAAAACGTTTCCGGCAAAACATACTGCCTCTATTCTTCAAATAAAACTATTACTTCATAGATAACAAAAAACAGTATATCAATGAATGAATAACGGACATAATTGTTTTAAAAAACAACTATAAATACAAGTCTAACCGAATTTTAGCTTTGATTTGTTAATTCTATTTAAAAACAATTCAAGACTTATCAAGCCTCTTTTACTATAATGATTGTAAATTCAACAAAAGTATATTCTTCACTCTAAAAATAACGAAACAAATAAAAATTATAAATCAACTTCCAAATAGATAGGCGTATGATCCTGTCTTTTTCCTGAATCAACCATTTCTGAAGATAAAATCTGATTTGCCAAACGCTCGCTAACGATAAAATAATCGATTCTCCATCCTGAATTATTGATTTTGCTGGTCTTCACACGTTGTGCCCACCAAGAATAATTCCCTTCAGCATTACCATGAATATGACGGAATGTGTCAGAGAAACCATTATTTAAGAGTTCAGTGAAGCCAGCGCGTTCTTCATCTGTAAAGCCAGCTGAAAAATGATTTCTATCAGGATGTGCCAAATCAATTTCTTGATGGGCAACATTGTAATCGCCAGAAGCAATCACAGGTTTTTGTTTATCTAAAGTAATTAAATACTCTCTATACTTTTCATCCCAAACTTGTCGTTTTTCCAAGCGGTCCAGATTACTGCCAGCATTGGGTGTATATACTTGCGTGACAAAACAATTTTCAAGCTCCAGTGTAATGATGCGTCCTTCTTCATCCAACGTATCCGGAGCGCCAATTTTTGGAAAAGTGACGGTTGGCTGCAGGTTATTTTTATATAAAAACATCGTTCCAGCATAAGATTTACGGGCAGGTTCTTCTGAACTGCGCCAAGTAATTTTATAATCTGGCAGCCTTTCAGCTAGAATATCTATATGCTTTTGGGTGGGTCCTTTAGCAGATAATTTAGTTTCTTGAATGGCGATAACGTCTGCATCATATTCACCAATCGTATCTAAAACTTCTCTTGATAATTGAGCTCGACTCGAGTCGCTTGTTAAAGCAGCATTTAAAGAATCAATATTCCACGAAATTAATTTCACGATTTTTCTCCCCTGTATATAAATTTAAATATTTCTATTTAACTATAACACTAAAGCCGCTCATCAATCCATTAAGTGTTGAATAGAAGTTAATGTTTCTTTTTCGATTCGCTTTTTCGTTCTTCGGCTAACTCTTCAATCAATTCATCTTTTGCCTGATAGATATTATCGTCTCCAAAATCAGTGATTTCAGTCGTACCAATATGATATTTTCCTGCTACATCGCCATAATATTTGTTATAACGTAATTTGAATTTTTGGAAAATATAATTCACGATAACTCTTAAAATAGCATAAATTGGGACGCCAAAAACGAGTCCGAACAATCCTAGTAAATCTCCCATGATCAACAAAATAATAATAATCGTCAGTGGGTGAATATTTAACTGTCTTCCCATAATGTTGGGCTCAACAAAATTTCCTTCAACAAATTGGACCACAATCCATACAGCAATCAGCAAAAGCACTTCCGTCCATGAAGTAAGTACCGCAATAATAAATGCCGGAATAAACGTTAAAGTAGGACCAATATAAGGAACAAGAGACAATATTCCTCCGGCAAGACCTAAAATACCACTATAATCCAGATCTATAATAGTAAAGCCTATAAATATCATCACACCGTTTGACACTGCAATCGCTAGTTGTCCTTTTATATACGAACCTACTTTGACGTTGATTTCGGTCGCTACACGGATCAAATCAGCACGCCATTTAGGGGGAGTTACGGCTAATACGCCATTAGTAAATTTTTCGGCATCTTTTAATAAGAAAAACAAAATAATCGGCGCAACCACAATCGTCATAACCACACTAGTAATCCCTGTCACAACTGATGAGAACCGAGTCAGGCCTTCTGATACGTAATTTCCTATATCTGAACTGAAACTATCTACAAAGCCTTCTACTTGAGAAATAACGTTATCCGCTATTTCATTGCCAGAAAAATCATCGACAAATGCGATAACAGAATTAACGAAGTTATCCATAAAGACAGGAAAAGTTTCTACTAAATTCGAAATTTGGTTCTCTAATAACGGGATAACAAGAACAATACCACCTGCCAGCAGCAAAATTACACTTATATACAGTATTGCTATTCCCCATACTCTTTTGATTTTATGTTTTTCCATAAAATCAATCGCCGGGTTAAATAAATAATACAATAACAAAGCAATAATAACTGGCATAAGAATGTTAGAAATGATGACGGCTAATGTTCCAAAAATAAAGTCCAGTTTCGTCATGGTAATGATAAAAAGACATAACAATAAACTGACAGTAATTGTGTAAAGAACATTGCTTCCGCCCAAAAACTTAATCCAACGCGTATTTTTCATTTTTTCACCTCTCATAATTAAAAACGAATGAATTTGCTTTTAGTAAAATCGTTGTTTCCACTCTCAAAAAATACAATAAGAGTATCAATTCATTCAACAAACTAAATAAAACACCCATATTATACCAAGTAACAAAAAAACCATAAGTTTCTCTATCGATATTAAAAAGAAACTTACAGTTTTAAACGTATGTTAATTCATTGCAACATTAATCATCACTTTAACAACATTTATTCTTTTATCTTTAGCCCGCGATAACGGTTAATTGCTGCGCAAAATTCTTGTTTTCTAGGTAGTGCTAAATTCCCGGGATGACCGGTATAAGGAGAAATCGCATCTAGCCCATTTTCTTCAATATATTTATAGAGCTTATCTGCAGCTTGTTCGAGGGTAACTTTTTCATCTACGATTTGTCTTTGCAGAAAATCAATCATCATCGCAATGCCATTTGTCTGGCTATCGTCAACAAGTTGTTCCAAGCCAGAAATATCAATGGGTTCTCTACCATATAAGATAGTATCTCTACCTTTAACTTTCAAACGGCTTTCTTTTCCAGATTTGGCAAAACTCTTTTTTAATGGAATTCTCGCTGGTATATCGCCAAATTGGTCATGGGATACATCTTCTCTGCGATAACCTTCCGTGTTTGCAACAGTTTTAGCCGTTTCTGTGACATCTTTTAATTGATATTCATCCATCATAAGAATTTGATCCGCTACTTCAAAATAATCACCGGAGCCACCAACAATAAGAATTGTGGAGACATCTAAAGTTTCATACAAAGGTTTTATTTTGTTCGTAAACGGCGTTATCGGTTCTTTATCCGGAGCAATTAATTTCTGCATGCGTCCGTCTCGAATCATAAAGTTAGTCGCAGAAGTATCTTCGTCAATCAGTAGCAATGAGGTATCTGCTTCTAAGGCTTCCATGACATTTGCTGCTTGGGAAGTACTCCCGCTTGCATTTTCAGTGGAAAATCGCATAGTATCCTTACCACCAGGCAGATGGTTAATAAAAGGACTAATGTTTACTTTTTCAATATTTCTGCCATCTTCCGCTCGGATTTTAACTGCATCTTGGCGAGTGACCACCAGTTCTCTACCATCACCAGCAATATGATGATATACGCCACGTTCCAAAGCTTGCAGCAATGTTGACTTCCCATGGTAACCGCCACCAACAATCAATGTAATCCCTCCAGGAATTCCCATACCGATAACAGTTCGCCCACTTGGCAATTCTATTTGCGTTTCGAAATTTTTCGGACTGGCAAAAGAAACAGCCTTTTCTAATGGTTTATCAGAAACGCCACTTTTTCGTGGCAAAATAGCACCATTCGCAACAAAACCGACGAGTCCTCTTTGGTCTAATTCGCTGCGGATAAACGATTGGTCCAGCATTAAAGTAACCTGCTCTTTCAACGCTTTCTGGTCCAGATTACGA contains:
- a CDS encoding GNAT family N-acetyltransferase, with the protein product MENIKFIVGNQGWQRAASIFIRMNVFVFEVQISLQDEFDLNDTDEAIYAVAYQGDLPVSTARLLKIDEENVRITRVATLKEYRGKHLSSEILKRLEDYSRTVGYKKVDIHSEVAALAFYLKCGYQLSSDIYYEDSVPCQSVEKYL
- the map gene encoding type I methionyl aminopeptidase, with amino-acid sequence MITLKSKREIALMAKSGSLLAEVHQNLRNFIKSGITTWDIEVFVRNYIESHGGVAAQIGFEGYEYATCISVNDEICHGFPKQQVLKNGDLVKVDMCVELNGEMSDSCWAYVVGKATPKVLNLMNVTKKALYIGIEQAQVGNRTGDIGHAIQTYVESEGYSVVRDFIAHGIGPTIHEEPLFAHYGEAGKGIRLKEGMTITIEPMVNIGTWQMKMEPNGWEAKTKDGSLSCQYEHSLAITKEGPVILTSQGEEGTY
- a CDS encoding alpha/beta hydrolase, which gives rise to MAKRISLEKAAIDFSEDNAAHPRIYELPPKDGRDLLEQVQESPVEKMEVDIEDQTFDTGQWGKINVRFLRPKGSTKELPVIYYIHGAGWVFGSANTHDKLVRELAVCTHSIVVFPEYSRSPEAKYPTAIEQNYAVLQQLPELAKEKGMDVDRITVVGDSVGGNMSAVMTIMTKQRNGTPIKQQVLYYPVTDANFDTESYKQFAEDYYLTKEGMQWFWNQYTTDESERNKITASPLRASEEELKDLPAAMILTAEADVLRDEGESYARKLREAGVEVTQARFQGTIHDFVMVNLFDQTNATRAAMDLSTDWINKKNK
- a CDS encoding exodeoxyribonuclease III; translated protein: MKLISWNIDSLNAALTSDSSRAQLSREVLDTIGEYDADVIAIQETKLSAKGPTQKHIDILAERLPDYKITWRSSEEPARKSYAGTMFLYKNNLQPTVTFPKIGAPDTLDEEGRIITLELENCFVTQVYTPNAGSNLDRLEKRQVWDEKYREYLITLDKQKPVIASGDYNVAHQEIDLAHPDRNHFSAGFTDEERAGFTELLNNGFSDTFRHIHGNAEGNYSWWAQRVKTSKINNSGWRIDYFIVSERLANQILSSEMVDSGKRQDHTPIYLEVDL
- a CDS encoding AI-2E family transporter, yielding MKNTRWIKFLGGSNVLYTITVSLLLCLFIITMTKLDFIFGTLAVIISNILMPVIIALLLYYLFNPAIDFMEKHKIKRVWGIAILYISVILLLAGGIVLVIPLLENQISNLVETFPVFMDNFVNSVIAFVDDFSGNEIADNVISQVEGFVDSFSSDIGNYVSEGLTRFSSVVTGITSVVMTIVVAPIILFFLLKDAEKFTNGVLAVTPPKWRADLIRVATEINVKVGSYIKGQLAIAVSNGVMIFIGFTIIDLDYSGILGLAGGILSLVPYIGPTLTFIPAFIIAVLTSWTEVLLLIAVWIVVQFVEGNFVEPNIMGRQLNIHPLTIIIILLIMGDLLGLFGLVFGVPIYAILRVIVNYIFQKFKLRYNKYYGDVAGKYHIGTTEITDFGDDNIYQAKDELIEELAEERKSESKKKH
- a CDS encoding ABC-ATPase domain-containing protein, with protein sequence MKNATALGQTLNALDGQKYGAYKRIKGSYQFAQYQLAVDHVQVDPYAPPSKMRIILNRKTAGIPDELLDTKDKRIAVADFLTRAFWNKIQATNKKVKDSGTNGKVLIDRCGQEILERTSVVVNVDDIEVRFEVGLPAAGRKIKGKSASYLFKTVLPEVVEQALLYRNLDQKALKEQVTLMLDQSFIRSELDQRGLVGFVANGAILPRKSGVSDKPLEKAVSFASPKNFETQIELPSGRTVIGMGIPGGITLIVGGGYHGKSTLLQALERGVYHHIAGDGRELVVTRQDAVKIRAEDGRNIEKVNISPFINHLPGGKDTMRFSTENASGSTSQAANVMEALEADTSLLLIDEDTSATNFMIRDGRMQKLIAPDKEPITPFTNKIKPLYETLDVSTILIVGGSGDYFEVADQILMMDEYQLKDVTETAKTVANTEGYRREDVSHDQFGDIPARIPLKKSFAKSGKESRLKVKGRDTILYGREPIDISGLEQLVDDSQTNGIAMMIDFLQRQIVDEKVTLEQAADKLYKYIEENGLDAISPYTGHPGNLALPRKQEFCAAINRYRGLKIKE